A single region of the Duganella sp. BuS-21 genome encodes:
- a CDS encoding TonB-dependent receptor yields MSLHQKKLALKIAVGMSAAVALPVQAQNVPQNEAPKIQRVEITGSSIKRIDAETALPVQIIGREEIDKSGVTTAAELLKNISANTAPLSDGASITDGTSGQRGFNGANLRGIGVSSTLVLLNGRRLANFASPGDNAGVDLNNIPAGAIQRVEVLKDGASAIYGTDAIGGVINFITRKDYTGVEMNASAAATQQGGAGKRTASISAGFGKLQDDRFNLFGVLDVQKLDALRSSQRDFIRERPLAANLPALMSSNTYPANIDISSAQRAALIAAGALPAGASANRINPAAPGCAPPATVYAPKGPGGALGCSYDYMEDTEIYPEASKIGFIGRATFQASADHQVFLELVQSEAKSDYVLSPNPQRIRNLPVSLLPEKYRTALSAPGLPATFSGIRYRMTEAGNRSNEVTSTAQRLVLGANGTIGNWDYDLGLSRAENKATDKYVNGYVLYDKFEAGVRSGVINPFGPSSQAGRDLINSIKVNDEARKSKGTSTAIDGKVSTTLATLDGGDLGLALGAEARRERSTFTPSALLLSNNIAGDRDTGLTAGSTTDLVATSDSRTVASVYGEINAPLSKQLELQGALRYDRYSEVGSTVNPKLGVRWQPARELVLRGSAGTGFRAPSLSDLKRPTTYGSASSFLTDPECVKNGLDSIDGCTDQWPVERRSNPKLKPEKSRQFSLGVALEAARGLNLTVDYWDIRKKDVISTLGEQIIVDNAAKYNGTYIERDADGFITNIILQKANQGKLNTSGLDLGLDYKSANSAAGRFSVNATGTRVLKYDRQFGPLEPVRSNLGLFLNDQVIQKWRHRISFGLDRGPLNLTLSNQFSSGYTDQNTTYDPVADTLLPSRRVKAYSLWDLTGSWALSKQLKLRAGVLNLADTAPPYSNQAYYFLAGYDPTYTDPRGRSAFISASYAFK; encoded by the coding sequence ATGAGTCTGCATCAGAAAAAACTAGCACTGAAAATCGCCGTGGGCATGTCGGCAGCGGTGGCGCTGCCGGTCCAGGCGCAGAATGTGCCGCAAAACGAGGCGCCGAAGATCCAGCGGGTGGAGATTACCGGGTCGTCGATCAAGCGCATCGACGCCGAAACGGCGCTGCCGGTGCAGATCATCGGCCGCGAAGAGATCGACAAGAGCGGCGTGACCACCGCCGCCGAACTACTGAAGAATATCAGCGCCAACACCGCCCCCCTGTCGGACGGCGCCAGCATCACGGATGGCACTTCGGGCCAGCGCGGCTTCAACGGCGCCAATCTGCGCGGCATCGGCGTGTCATCCACGCTGGTGCTGCTGAACGGCCGCCGGCTCGCCAACTTTGCCTCGCCCGGCGACAACGCCGGGGTCGACCTGAATAACATTCCCGCCGGCGCCATCCAGCGGGTGGAAGTGCTGAAGGACGGCGCTTCGGCGATCTACGGTACCGACGCCATCGGCGGCGTTATCAACTTCATCACGCGCAAGGACTATACCGGCGTGGAGATGAACGCTTCGGCCGCCGCCACGCAGCAGGGCGGCGCAGGTAAGCGCACCGCCAGCATCAGCGCCGGTTTCGGCAAGCTGCAGGATGACCGTTTCAACCTGTTCGGCGTGCTCGATGTGCAGAAGCTCGATGCGCTGCGCTCCAGCCAGCGCGACTTTATCCGGGAACGTCCGCTGGCCGCCAATCTGCCGGCGCTGATGTCCAGCAATACCTATCCGGCCAATATCGATATCTCCAGTGCCCAGCGAGCAGCCTTGATCGCCGCCGGCGCGCTGCCGGCCGGCGCCAGCGCCAACCGCATCAATCCCGCCGCGCCGGGCTGCGCGCCGCCGGCCACCGTGTACGCACCCAAAGGGCCGGGCGGTGCGCTGGGCTGCAGCTACGACTACATGGAAGACACGGAGATTTACCCGGAGGCCAGCAAGATCGGTTTCATCGGCCGCGCCACCTTCCAGGCCAGCGCGGATCACCAGGTGTTCCTGGAGCTGGTGCAGTCCGAAGCCAAAAGCGACTACGTGCTGAGCCCCAATCCGCAGCGCATCCGCAATTTGCCGGTCAGCCTGCTGCCGGAAAAATACCGCACGGCGCTGAGCGCTCCTGGCCTGCCGGCGACGTTCAGTGGCATCCGCTATCGGATGACGGAGGCCGGCAATCGCAGCAACGAGGTGACCAGCACCGCCCAGCGCCTGGTGCTGGGCGCGAACGGCACCATCGGCAACTGGGACTATGACCTGGGCCTGTCGCGCGCGGAAAACAAGGCCACCGACAAGTATGTCAACGGCTATGTGCTGTACGATAAATTCGAAGCCGGCGTACGCTCGGGCGTGATCAATCCTTTCGGACCATCGTCCCAGGCCGGGCGGGATCTGATCAACAGCATCAAGGTGAACGACGAAGCGCGCAAGTCGAAAGGCACGTCGACCGCCATCGACGGCAAGGTATCGACCACGCTGGCCACGCTGGACGGCGGCGACCTGGGATTGGCGCTTGGCGCCGAAGCGCGCCGCGAGCGCAGCACCTTCACGCCGTCGGCGCTGCTGCTGTCGAATAATATCGCCGGCGACCGCGATACCGGCCTGACAGCCGGCTCCACCACCGACCTGGTGGCCACCAGCGACAGCCGCACCGTGGCCTCGGTCTACGGCGAGATCAATGCGCCGCTCAGCAAGCAGCTGGAGCTGCAGGGTGCGCTGCGCTATGACCGCTACAGCGAGGTCGGCTCGACCGTGAATCCGAAGCTCGGCGTGCGCTGGCAGCCGGCCCGTGAGCTGGTGCTGCGCGGGTCGGCCGGCACCGGTTTCCGCGCGCCGTCGCTGTCTGACCTCAAGCGTCCGACCACCTACGGCAGCGCATCGAGCTTCCTGACCGACCCGGAATGCGTGAAGAACGGCCTCGATAGCATCGACGGTTGTACCGACCAATGGCCGGTGGAGCGCCGGTCGAATCCCAAACTGAAACCAGAGAAGTCGCGCCAGTTCTCGCTGGGCGTGGCGCTGGAGGCGGCGCGCGGCTTGAACCTGACCGTGGATTACTGGGACATCCGCAAGAAGGACGTGATCAGCACCCTGGGCGAGCAGATCATCGTCGACAACGCCGCCAAATACAACGGCACCTACATCGAACGCGACGCCGACGGCTTCATCACCAACATCATTCTGCAGAAAGCCAACCAGGGCAAGTTGAATACCTCCGGCCTGGACCTGGGCCTGGACTACAAGAGCGCCAACAGCGCGGCGGGCCGCTTCTCGGTCAACGCCACCGGTACCCGGGTGCTGAAGTACGATCGCCAGTTCGGCCCACTGGAACCGGTGCGCAGCAATCTGGGCCTGTTCCTGAACGACCAGGTGATCCAGAAATGGCGTCACCGCATCAGCTTCGGCTTGGATCGCGGCCCGCTCAACCTGACGCTGTCGAACCAGTTCTCGTCCGGCTACACCGACCAGAACACCACCTACGACCCGGTGGCCGATACGCTGCTGCCGTCGCGCCGCGTAAAAGCCTACTCGCTGTGGGACCTGACCGGCAGCTGGGCGCTGAGCAAGCAGCTGAAGTTGCGCGCCGGTGTGCTGAACCTGGCCGA
- a CDS encoding MurR/RpiR family transcriptional regulator has translation MKSVNTAEVAFAHSELGRRLAGVLAEGSASNRSIAEYLLRNPLRVAALKIDEMAEVCQVSNATISRFARDIGFGNYAGMRSAVAETLHAEMQPVDKLRHSIENRKGAAWPGDESMEYALANISSTRSNQSQQEMKQIVQKLSKARTVYVLGFGLSSYLAGLLTLHLQPFCHHVVEAAGAGGTEVAAGHLANIGAGDVLVVMSFPRYALDVIRLAEYARDRKACVIAITDAPASPLVEMSEHVLYANSSHAVLPSSATAAVAVIEALAVSLMVSNQDNVEKAARLTEAISAYLYGAAASNTRKVKKRTAKSGAT, from the coding sequence ATGAAATCAGTGAATACGGCGGAAGTGGCATTTGCGCATTCGGAGCTTGGCCGGCGGCTGGCCGGCGTGCTGGCCGAGGGTTCGGCGTCCAACCGCAGCATCGCGGAATACCTTCTGCGCAACCCGCTGCGTGTGGCCGCGCTGAAGATCGATGAGATGGCGGAAGTGTGCCAGGTCTCCAATGCCACCATCAGCCGTTTTGCGCGCGACATCGGCTTTGGCAACTACGCCGGGATGCGCAGCGCGGTGGCCGAGACGCTGCATGCGGAAATGCAGCCGGTGGACAAGCTGCGGCACAGCATAGAGAACCGCAAGGGCGCGGCCTGGCCGGGCGATGAAAGCATGGAGTACGCACTGGCCAACATCAGCAGTACACGCAGCAATCAGTCGCAGCAGGAAATGAAGCAGATCGTGCAAAAGCTCAGCAAGGCGCGCACGGTGTACGTCCTGGGTTTTGGCTTGTCGTCCTACCTGGCGGGTTTGCTGACGCTGCACCTGCAGCCGTTCTGCCACCACGTGGTGGAGGCGGCGGGAGCGGGCGGCACGGAGGTCGCGGCCGGGCATCTGGCCAATATCGGCGCCGGCGACGTGTTGGTGGTGATGTCGTTTCCGCGCTATGCGCTGGATGTGATCCGCCTGGCCGAGTATGCGCGCGACCGCAAGGCCTGCGTGATCGCGATTACCGATGCACCGGCTTCGCCGCTGGTGGAGATGTCGGAGCACGTGTTGTACGCGAACAGCAGTCATGCCGTGCTGCCCAGCAGCGCAACGGCGGCGGTGGCGGTGATCGAAGCGTTGGCGGTATCGCTGATGGTGTCGAACCAGGACAACGTAGAAAAAGCGGCGCGGTTGACGGAGGCGATTTCCGCCTACCTGTACGGTGCCGCTGCGAGCAACACCAGGAAGGTGAAAAAGCGCACCGCGAAAAGCGGGGCCACATAA
- a CDS encoding M14 family metallopeptidase, whose translation MRVQKHAISAPHSSAAYELSSFHFGPCVEKRVYIQASLHADEVPGMLVAQFLRRRLIDLEAARKLRAEIVLVPAANPIGLSQALHGAPFGRFDLRTGVNFNRAYKHVADELKLTLEGQLGDDAAANVRIIRRHARAALGAWRPADDSEVLKKTLLELAIGADIVLDLHCDNEAVLHIYSGTPLAAAIAPLSALMASHATLLTTASGGEPFDEACSRLWWELAQHFGQRHPVPSGCVAATIELRGERDVSEQLAESDAEAILRYLAINNMLDLDDAQPLPAPLCAATELEAVQPLIAPHAGVLLYRKALGERVEAGSVIAELIDPVSGQSSQVCAGVAGVFFARSAFRHVLRGMNIGKIAGRTAFREGKLLSL comes from the coding sequence ATGAGAGTGCAAAAACACGCAATCTCGGCGCCGCACAGCAGCGCCGCGTATGAACTAAGCAGTTTTCACTTCGGTCCCTGTGTCGAAAAGCGGGTCTACATCCAGGCCTCGCTGCATGCGGACGAAGTGCCGGGCATGCTGGTCGCGCAGTTTCTGCGCCGCCGGCTGATCGATCTGGAAGCCGCCCGCAAGCTGCGCGCGGAGATAGTGTTGGTGCCAGCCGCCAATCCCATCGGCCTGTCGCAGGCGCTGCACGGCGCACCGTTCGGGCGTTTCGACCTGCGCACCGGCGTCAACTTCAACCGCGCCTACAAGCATGTGGCGGACGAGTTGAAACTGACACTGGAAGGACAACTGGGCGACGATGCGGCGGCCAATGTACGCATCATTCGCCGCCACGCGCGCGCCGCGTTGGGCGCATGGCGTCCGGCCGACGACAGCGAAGTCTTGAAAAAGACGCTGCTGGAGCTGGCCATCGGTGCGGACATCGTGCTCGATCTGCACTGCGACAATGAAGCGGTGCTGCATATCTACAGCGGCACGCCGTTGGCCGCAGCCATCGCACCGCTGTCGGCGTTGATGGCATCCCACGCCACGCTGCTGACCACCGCGTCCGGCGGCGAGCCGTTCGACGAAGCCTGCAGTCGCCTGTGGTGGGAGCTGGCGCAGCACTTCGGCCAGCGCCACCCGGTTCCTTCCGGCTGCGTCGCCGCCACCATCGAACTGCGCGGGGAGCGCGACGTCAGCGAACAACTTGCGGAAAGCGACGCGGAGGCCATCCTGCGCTACCTGGCCATCAACAATATGCTGGACCTGGACGATGCGCAGCCGCTTCCGGCGCCGCTGTGTGCCGCCACCGAGCTGGAAGCGGTGCAGCCCCTGATTGCGCCGCACGCCGGGGTGCTGCTGTACCGCAAAGCGTTGGGCGAGCGGGTCGAAGCCGGCAGCGTCATCGCCGAGCTTATCGACCCGGTGAGCGGACAATCGAGCCAGGTATGCGCCGGAGTAGCCGGCGTATTCTTCGCCCGCAGCGCATTCCGCCACGTCCTGCGCGGCATGAACATCGGCAAAATCGCCGGTCGTACAGCCTTCCGCGAAGGCAAACTGCTAAGCCTATGA
- a CDS encoding YfcC family protein gives MKKLKLPNTFVLLFTILALIAAATWLVPGGRYDTHTVDGRQLIDPSSFRHIAATPQGPVQLLMAPIKGFAEAAQIIGFVLIVGGAFAVLQKTEAIEALIRNIARAHRRSPAVRAALIPVFVTMFSLGGATFGMNEEAIPFVLLFIPLALALGYDSVVGVAIPFVGSQVGFAAAFLNPFNVGIAQGIAGIPMFSGMGYRLVVWVLATAVTVIFLMWYAARVKAVPERSPTFHLDQDKRHSMPVDDHAALTGTHRAVLWIFAAALAVMVVGVVRYGWFIEEIAALFLAMGIVVGIAGRLDSDTLVAAFVQGAKDLVGTALVIALARATMVLARDAHIIDTMLHGLMPLVASSSPVFAAQKMFVMQSVINFFIHSGSGQAALTMPIMAPLADLVGVTRQTAVLAFQFGEFTTPMIPTSGITVGVLALARIPWLTWAKWMVPLQIAYAVLALLLLIPPCLMNWQ, from the coding sequence ATGAAAAAACTCAAACTTCCCAACACCTTCGTGCTGCTGTTCACAATACTGGCCTTGATCGCAGCCGCGACATGGCTGGTGCCGGGCGGACGCTACGACACCCACACGGTCGACGGCAGGCAGTTGATCGACCCGTCCAGCTTTCGCCATATCGCCGCCACGCCGCAAGGACCGGTGCAGTTGCTGATGGCGCCCATCAAGGGCTTCGCCGAGGCGGCGCAGATCATCGGTTTCGTGCTGATCGTCGGCGGCGCCTTCGCTGTGCTGCAAAAGACCGAAGCCATCGAAGCGTTGATCCGCAACATCGCGCGCGCGCACCGTCGATCGCCGGCTGTGCGCGCGGCCCTGATACCGGTATTCGTCACGATGTTCTCGCTGGGCGGGGCCACCTTCGGCATGAACGAGGAAGCCATCCCCTTCGTACTGCTGTTTATTCCGCTGGCGCTGGCGCTCGGGTATGACTCGGTGGTGGGCGTGGCGATTCCCTTCGTCGGCTCGCAGGTCGGCTTTGCGGCCGCGTTTCTGAATCCCTTCAATGTCGGCATCGCGCAGGGCATCGCCGGCATACCCATGTTCTCGGGTATGGGTTACCGCCTGGTGGTGTGGGTGCTGGCCACCGCCGTCACCGTGATTTTCCTGATGTGGTATGCGGCGCGTGTGAAGGCGGTTCCCGAACGCAGCCCGACCTTCCATCTGGACCAGGACAAGCGCCATAGCATGCCGGTCGACGACCACGCGGCGCTGACCGGCACGCATCGCGCGGTGCTGTGGATCTTTGCTGCAGCGCTGGCGGTCATGGTGGTCGGCGTGGTGCGCTACGGCTGGTTCATCGAGGAGATCGCCGCCTTGTTCCTGGCGATGGGCATCGTGGTCGGCATCGCCGGACGGCTCGATTCGGATACGCTGGTCGCCGCGTTCGTGCAGGGAGCGAAGGACCTGGTTGGCACGGCGCTGGTGATCGCGCTGGCCCGCGCCACCATGGTGCTGGCGCGCGACGCCCACATCATCGACACCATGCTGCATGGGCTGATGCCGTTGGTGGCTTCGTCCAGTCCCGTCTTCGCGGCGCAGAAGATGTTTGTGATGCAGAGCGTGATCAACTTCTTCATCCACTCCGGCAGCGGTCAAGCCGCGCTGACCATGCCCATCATGGCGCCACTGGCCGACCTGGTGGGCGTGACACGGCAGACGGCGGTGCTGGCGTTCCAGTTCGGCGAGTTCACCACGCCCATGATCCCGACATCCGGCATCACCGTGGGCGTGTTGGCACTGGCGCGCATTCCGTGGCTGACCTGGGCCAAATGGATGGTGCCACTGCAGATCGCCTACGCGGTGCTGGCGTTGCTGCTATTGATTCCGCCATGCCTGATGAATTGGCAGTAG